One segment of Theobroma cacao cultivar B97-61/B2 chromosome 9, Criollo_cocoa_genome_V2, whole genome shotgun sequence DNA contains the following:
- the LOC18590000 gene encoding integrator complex subunit 3: MASKLIRIASYQAESQQELSLRQAFDLLESKLRPPFPLTIPNPQEYTQLNQAIIYGVLIEPHFAKIHIKHLHAIVVDGYKLFLTLLVGIVNELYGKFVDSVKDQLIWVTREMIDVSAVGIDGLLVCLLRQIIGGDFSDGNLWLCFELVSVCLSKWDCLLEEEPLVLTSALYTFLRLLSDHCRLSSNLELGVLRQLEIEFCVRMLREQFHLCLKIGRDLVRLLQDLVHVPEFRTIWKDLVLNPSEFRTAGFSDISQLYCTRTSSRYFLLRITPEMETHLRFLLTHVMLGSQKRYQTWFAKKFLLGPERESLVVDIVRFLCCAHHPSNEIIQSNIIPRWAVIGWLLKCCRKNYIEANGKLALFYDWLFFNEKVDNIMNIEPAMLLMVCSLPNYIDFTHSLLEFLLLLVDNYDLDHKDILIRGVSSAFHTVVQKGVVHSLDVLTHCDGLSPSIRQRLQKLLFQ, encoded by the coding sequence ATGGCTTCGAAACTGATTCGAATCGCATCCTACCAAGCGGAAAGCCAGCAAGAACTCTCTCTAAGGCAAGCTTTTGATCTTCTCGAATCAAAACTAAGACCCCCATTTCCGCTAACAATCCCAAACCCCCAAGAATACACTCAACTTAATCAAGCTATAATTTATGGTGTTTTAATCGAACCCCATTTCGCCAAAATCCATATTAAGCACTTACATGCTATTGTTGTTGATGGGTATAAGCTGTTTTTAACTTTACTAGTCGGAATTGTTAATGAATTGTATGGAAAGTTTGTTGATTCAGTTAAAGATCAGTTAATTTGGGTTACTAGAGAAATGATTGATGTTTCCGCGGTAGGCATTGATGGTTTGTTAGTGTGCTTGTTGAGGCAAATTATTGGTGGTGATTTTAGTGATGGGAATCTTTGGTTATGTTTCGAGTTAGTGAGTGTTTGTTTAAGTAAATGGGATTGTTTGTTAGAAGAAGAGCCTTTAGTTTTGACTAGTGCACTTTATACATTTCTTCGTTTATTATCGGATCATTGTAGGTTATCGAGTAATCTGGAACTAGGGGTATTGAGGCAATTGGAGATTGAGTTTTGTGTCAGAATGTTAAGGGAGCAGTTTCACCTTTGTTTGAAGATAGGGAGGGATCTTGTTCGATTATTACAAGATCTAGTTCATGTACCTGAATTTAGAACTATATGGAAGGATTTGGTTTTGAATCCAAGTGAGTTTAGAACTGCTGGGTTCTCGGATATCTCTCAGCTGTATTGCACAAGAACTTCCAGTCGGTATTTCTTACTACGGATCACTCCTGAAATGGAAACACACTTGCGGTTTTTACTCACACATGTGATGCTAGGGAGCCAGAAACGATACCAGACATGGTTTgcaaagaaatttcttttagggccagagagagagagtctTGTTGTTGATATTGTCCGGTTTCTATGTTGTGCACACCACCCGTCTAATGAAATTATTCAGTCAAACATTATTCCCAGATGGGCTGTTATCGGTTGGCTACTAAAATGTTGTAGGAAGAACTATATTGAAGCTAATGGGAAGCTGGCACTGTTTTATGATTGGCtctttttcaatgaaaaagtgGACAATATTATGAATATTGAGCCTGCAATGCTATTGATGGTATGCTCCTTGCCTAATTATATTGACTTCACTCACTCCCTTCTTGAGTTTTTGCTTCTTCTTGTGGATAACTATGATTTGGACCacaaagatattttaattaggGGTGTATCATCAGCATTTCATACAGTTGTTCAGAAAGGAGTGGTACATTCGTTGGATGTTCTCACCCATTGTGATGGACTTTCTCCTTCTATTAGACAAAGGCTTCAGAagttattgtttcaataa
- the LOC18590001 gene encoding wall-associated receptor kinase-like 22: MGLSLLSHCLYTLMLLSQFHHPSQAQQEYLNNLQLDCSGKTVSISKGYFCNGIQRSCASFLTFRPQPPFDSPESIASLLGSNASYIASINNVSVTHNFSPDKIVVVPTTCSCWGSLFQHIAPYTIRPGDTYFTIANDTYQGLTTCKALDGQNYYGYENLMVGEQLTVPLRCACPSQNQTADGVAFLLTYLVTWGDTLSSIGELFGVDAQSIAAANNVSAEDLIYPFTPLLIPMKSESCSKNPGSLLCSCPNGRYAYELEDGHNCAAQDKRQEGFSLKLVTILGVSIGTGFLCLALIGYNMYLRLRKRKDRIRREKFFKQNGGLLLNQGLSCFGGGEKSKIFAAEELQKATDNFNQSRILGQGGFGTVYKGMLHDGRIVAIKRSKVIDKSQIQQFINEVVILSQINHRNIVKLLGCCLETEFPILVYEFIPNGTLFHHIHEQDNESSLSWENRLRIACEVAEAVAYMHSAASIPIFHRDIKSSNILLDDKYNAKVSDFGTSKPIPDDKTHLTTLVQGTFGYLDPEYFQSSQFTEKSDVYSFGVVLIELLTGEKPVSFARAEEERNLVAYFIASTKENKLLQILDDQIAKEATKEDIYAVACLAIRCLRLNSKKRPTMKEVSMALEGLRQSHRCLDIHEQAQLISDEISEHTVIEVEEESIFSLDLDSADME, translated from the exons ATGGGGCTTTCTTTATTATCCCACTGTCTCTACACGCTTATGCTTCTGTCACAGTTTCATCATCCTTCTCAGGCCCAACAAGAGTACCTAAATAATTTACAGCTTGACTGCAGTGGCAAAACTGTTTCTATATCCAAAGGCTACTTTTGTAACGGGATTCAGAGGTCCTGCGCCTCCTTTCTCACCTTCCGTCCCCAGCCTCCTTTTGACTCTCCTGAAAGCATTGCCTCCCTGCTGGGCTCCAACGCCTCCTACATTGCCTCCATCAACAACGTCTCTGTCACCCACAATTTTTCTCCTGACAAGATTGTTGTAGTCCCGACCACTTGTTCTTGTTGGGGCAGTTTGTTCCAGCACATCGCCCCTTACACGATCCGTCCAGGGGATACGTATTTCACCATAGCCAATGATACTTACCAAGGCCTGACCACTTGCAAGGCTCTGGATGGTCAAAATTATTACGGTTATGAGAATCTTATGGTGGGTGAACAGCTAACGGTTCCACTGCGATGTGCTTGTCCTAGCCAAAACCAGACAGCTGATGGCGTGGCTTTTTTGCTGACTTACCTTGTGACATGGGGTGATACTCTATCCTCCATTGGAGAATTATTTGGGGTTGATGCACAAAGCATAGCTGCGGCAAACAATGTGTCAGCGGAAGATCTCATCTACCCTTTTACGCCTTTGTTGATTCCAATGAAAAGTGAAAGCTGCAGTAAAAATCCTGGAAGTTTGCTCTGCAGCTGTCCAAACGGCCGATATGCATATGAGTTGGAAGATGGCCATAACTGTGCAGCGCAGGATAAGAGGCAAGAGGGTTTCTCACTCAAATTGGTAACCATTTTAG GTGTTAGTATTGGTACGGGGTTTCTTTGTCTAGCACTTATTGGTTACAACATGTATTTACGACTACGAAAAAGAAAGGACAGAATCCGTAGAGAGAAATTCTTTAAGCAGAACGGAGGCTTGTTGTTAAACCAAGGACTGTCATGTTTCGGGGGTggagaaaaatcaaaaatatttgCTGCCGAGGAGCTTCAGAAAGCGACGGACAACTTCAACCAGAGCAGGATTCTGGGACAGGGAGGCTTTGGGACGGTTTACAAAGGAATGTTACATGATGGTAGAATCGTTGCTATTAAAAGGTCTAAAGTAATAGACAAGTCCCAGATCCAGCAGTTTATAAATGAAGTTGTCATTCTTTCCCAAATCAATCATCGGAACATCGTCAAGTTACTGGGTTGTTGTTTAGAGACTGAGTTTCCTATTCTAGTGTACGAGTTCATACCAAATGGCACCCTTTTtcaccatattcatgaacaaGACAACGAGTCCTCGCTTTCCTGGGAAAATCGTTTGAGAATTGCCTGTGAAGTGGCCGAAGCGGTAGCCTACATGCATTCTGCAGCTTCGATTCCCATCTTTCATCGTGATATTAAATCTTCCAACATCCTCCTGGACGATAAATATAATGCCAAAGTGTCTGATTTCGGGACTTCAAAACCAATTCCTGATGATAAAACTCACTTGACCACGCTCGTACAAGGAACATTTGGATATTTGGATCCAGAATACTTCCAGTCAAGCCAATTCACAGAGAAAAGTGATGTTTATAGCTTTGGGGTTGTGCTTATTGAGCTCCTGACAGGGGAGAAACCAGTCTCTTTTGCCCGAGCTGAGGAAGAAAGAAACCTCGTCGCATACTTCATCGCATCGACAAAAGAGAACAAGTTGCTACAGATTTTAGACGACCAAATCGCTAAAGAAGCTACCAAAGAGGATATTTATGCTGTTGCATGCCTTGCAATTAGATGCTTGAGATTGAATAGCAAGAAGAGGCCTACAATGAAGGAGGTGTCAATGGCGCTTGAAGGTTTGAGACAGTCACATAGATGCCTAGATATCCATGAACAAGCCCAATTAATAAGTGATGAAATATCAGAGCATACTGTTATCGAAGTTGAAGAAGAATCTATCTTCTCTCTAGATTTGGATTCTGCTGACATGGAATGA
- the LOC18608763 gene encoding cytochrome P450 CYP72A219 translates to MAVLITLLSVVAIACGLKLLYVIWWRPKTIEKQLWKQGIHGHPYKLIHGNTKEMIKLAKEKGSKPLEQPHDILPRLNPLLHDLVTTYKKSFVIWYGTTPRVAIMEPNLIKEILNNNSGDFPKPYINSFTQLFVTGLASYNGDKWAKHRKIVNPAFRIEKLKHMLPAFVVCTEELIEKWSKLVNFMGSCEVDMSVEFQNLTGDVISRAAFGSNFEEGRLIFLLQKEQGRLFLQSQMSINFPWLRFLPTKVNKRMRHIHKEVGSLLTGIIEKREKVIGSGDHKDDLLGLLLKSNLDELQEKKHSNSRMTTEDVIEECKLFYFAGQETTANLLTWTMIVLSMHTDWQERAREEVLQVFGRNKPAYDDLNRLKIVNMILLEVLRLYPSTSLIRRTYRETKLGNLCLPAGVQLFIPLHLVHRDTEQWGEDATEFKPERFSEGILKPTKDRISYFPFGWGPRICVGQNFAMLESKLALAQILQNFSFELSPSYTHAPYAAVTLQPQYGAQIILHKL, encoded by the exons ATGGCAGTGTTGATTACACTTCTCTCTGTTGTGGCCATAGCCTGCGGTCTGAAACTGCTCTATGTGATATGGTGGAGACCGAAAACGATAGAGAAGCAGCTATGGAAACAGGGCATCCATGGACATCCGTACAAGTTGATTCACGGGAACACCAAGGAGATGATCAAGTTAGCAAAGGAAAAAGGGTCGAAACCTCTCGAGCAGCCGCACGACATCTTGCCTCGTCTCAATCCTTTGCTTCATGATCTGGTCACGACTTACA AAAAATCGTTTGTTATTTGGTATGGAACAACTCCCCGTGTGGCAATCATGGAGCCAAACTTAATAAAAGAGATTCTGAACAACAATTCTGGTGACTTCCCTAAGCCATATATAAATTCATTCACTCAGCTGTTCGTGACTGGCCTTGCGAGCTATAACGGAGATAAATGGGCCAAACACAGGAAAATCGTTAATCCGGCCTTCCGCATAGAGAAGTTGAAG CATATGTTGCCTGCATTTGTGGTTTGTACCGAAGAATTGATTGAAAAGTGGAGCAAATTGGTAAACTTCATGGGATCTTGTGAAGTGGATATGTCTGTCGAATTTCAAAACTTAACTGGGGATGTCATATCCAGAGCAGCTTTCGGAAGCAATTTCGAAGAAGGGAGGTTGATATTCCTACTCCAAAAGGAGCAGGGGCGCCTCTTTTTACAATCTCAGATGAGCATCAATTTCCCATGGCTAAG GTTTCTGCCAACCAAAGTAAACAAAAGGATGAGGCACATCCACAAAGAAGTTGGATCCTTATTGACAGgtataatagaaaaaagagagaaggtCATAGGATCAGGAGATCACAAAGACGATTTGTTGGGCTTGCTATTGAAGTCTAATCTCGATGAGCTACAAGAGAAGAAGCATTCGAATTCCAGGATGACCACCGAGGATGTGATAGAAGAGTGCAAGTTGTTTTACTTTGCTGGTCAGGAAACCACAGCCAATTTGCTGACGTGGACCATGATTGTGTTGAGCATGCATACTGATTGGCAGGAGCGAGCCAGGGAAGAAGTATTGCAAGTTTTTGGGAGGAATAAACCAGCATACGATGACTTGAATCGCTTGAAGATA GTAAACATGATCCTACTTGAAGTTCTGAGACTATACCCCTCAACATCCCTCATTCGACGGACATACAGAGAGACCAAGCTGGGAAATTTGTGTCTTCCAGCAGGGGTGCAGCTGTTTATACCATTGCACCTCGTTCATAGGGATACAGAACAATGGGGAGAAGATGCAACGGAGTTCAAGCCAGAAAGATTTTCAGAAGGGATTTTGAAGCCAACCAAGGATAGAATATCCTACTTCCCTTTTGGCTGGGGCCCAAGAATATGCGTTGGTCAAAACTTTGCGATGCTTGAATCTAAATTAGCCTTGGCCCAAATCTTGCAGAATTTCTCATTtgagctttcaccaagctatACCCACGCCCCATATGCTGCTGTAACACTTCAACCTCAATATGGTGCTCAAATCATCTTACACAAATTATGA
- the LOC18590002 gene encoding pentatricopeptide repeat-containing protein At5g27110, with protein sequence MDTAKLLSLLKTCISSKSLVKGKLLHQKIITFGFQNNIAFCKNLISFYFSCHLHDSAFRVFKTIDYPLDISLWNGLMAAYTKSFLFVEALDLFERLWEYPYLKPNSFTYPSVLKACGGLGSVDYGKMIHTHLMKAGFLYDVVVASSLVSMYANCKMFEQATLVFDEMPDRDVACWNTVISCYYQDGKAEKTLELFGKMRDAGFAPNSVTLTVIFSACARLMDLEKGRAIHGELVKHGHVLDGFLGSSLVDMYGKCGCIEMAREVFEQIPEKGVVTWNSMIAGYSSVGNSQSCMELFKRMNMEGIKPSLTSLSSILMACSRSAQLQYGKFIHGYMIRNMVEADIFVNNSLIDLYFKCENVNSAENIFKMMLKTDLVSWNIMISGYVSIGKFFDALGIYENMMKAGVNPDAVTFTSVLAACSQLAALENGKEIHNSIIENKLERNEVVMGALLDMYAKCGAVDEAYKIFCELPERDLVSWTSMITAYGSHGQALDALELFGEMQQSNTKPDGVTFLAVLCACSHGGLVDEGCYYFNQLTNEHSIEPQLEHYSCLIDLLGRAGRLHEAYEFVQSTPKTREDVGLLSTLFSACHLHKCLELGEKIAELLIEKDPDDSSTYVILSNMYASAKKWNKVRKVRLKMRQLGLRKNPGCSWIEVDQRIQPFFVEDNSHPQAKIIYDCLSSLNSYMEKDNVTAAFESSTDQGVL encoded by the coding sequence ATGGACACCGCAAAACTGTTGTCCCTTTTGAAAACCTGCATTAGTTCTAAGTCATTGGTAAAGGGTAAGCTCCTTCACCAGAAAATAATCACTTTCGGCTTCCAGAACAACATCGCCTTTTGCAAAAACCTCATCAGCTTCTACTTCTCTTGCCATTTACATGACTCCGCATTCCGTGTTTTTAAGACCATTGACTACCCATTAGACATTTCTTTGTGGAATGGCCTCATGGCTGCTTACACTAAGAGCTTCCTGTTCGTTGAAGCTCTTGATCTCTTCGAGAGGTTATGGGAATATCCTTATTTAAAGCCTAACAGTTTCACCTATCCAAGTGTGCTAAAGGCTTGTGGTGGGTTGGGAAGTGTTGATTATGGGAAAATGATCCATACCCATTTGATGAAAGCTGGATTTTTATATGATGTTGTTGTTGCAAGCTCTCTTGTAAGCATGTATGCAAATTGCAAAATGTTTGAACAGGCTACGCTcgtgtttgatgaaatgccTGATAGAGACGTTGCCTGCTGGAACACTGTTATTTCCTGTTATTATCAAGATGGGAAAGCTGAAAAAACATTGGAATTATTTGGGAAGATGAGGGATGCTGGGTTTGCGCCTAATTCAGTGACACTAACAGTTATTTTCTCAGCTTGTGCAAGGCTTATGGACCTGGAAAAAGGGAGGGCGATTCATGGAGAATTGGTCAAACACGGGCATGTGTTGGATGGTTTTCTTGGCTCTTCTCTTGTTGACATGTATGGGAAATGTGGTTGTATTGAGATGGCTAGGGAGGTTTTTGAGCAAATTCCAGAAAAGGGTGTGGTTACTTGGAATTCCATGATTGCAGGTTACAGTTCAGTAGGTAATAGCCAATCATGCATGGAACTCTTTAAGAGGATGAATATGGAAGGGATTAAACCCTCTCTGACTAGTTTAAGTAGCATATTGATGGCTTGTTCAAGATCAGCCCAACTTCAGTATGGAAAATTTATACATGGTTATATGATAAGAAACATGGTAGAAGCTGATATTTTTGTTAACAACTCCCTTATTGATCTATACTTCAAATGTGAAAATGTTAATTCAGCTGAAAACATCTTTAAGATGATGCTAAAAACAGATTTAGTCTCTTGGAATATTATGATCTCCGGATATGTCTCTattggaaaattttttgacGCTCTTGGCATCTATGAAAACATGATGAAAGCTGGTGTAAATCCAGATGCAGTAACATTTACTAGTGTCTTAGCAGCTTGTTCACAGTTGGCAGCCTTAGAAAACGGAAAGGAGATTCATAATTCTATAATTGAGAACAAATTGGAAAGAAATGAAGTAGTCATGGGGGCTCTCCTAGACATGTACGCAAAATGTGGTGCTGTAGATGAAGCATATAAAATTTTCTGTGAGTTACCAGAGAGGGATCTCGTGTCTTGGACTTCTATGATCACTGCTTATGGATCTCATGGTCAAGCTCTAGATGCTTTGGAACTTTTTGGTGAAATGCAGCAATCTAATACAAAACCAGATGGAGTTACTTTTCTTGCAGTTTTATGTGCATGTAGCCATGGAGGATTGGTTGATGAAGGTTGCTATTATTTCAATCAACTGACCAATGAGCATAGTATTGAGCCTCAACTTGAACACTATTCATGCTTGATTGATCTTCTTGGACGTGCCGGAAGATTACATGAAGCTTATGAGTTTGTCCAAAGTACCCCGAAGACTAGAGAGGATGTTGGGTTGCTAAGCACTCTATTTTCCGCATGCCATTTGCACAAGTGTTTGGAGTTGGGGGAGAAAATTGCAGAATTGCTTATTGAGAAAGATCCTGATGATTCATCAACCTATGTTATTTTGTCAAATATGTATGCTTCTGCCAAGAAGTGGAACAAGGTACGCAAAGTGAGATTAAAGATGAGACAACTAGGGCTGAGAAAGAACCCTGGTTGTAGCTGGATTGAGGTTGACCAGAGGATCCAACCTTTCTTTGTAGAAGATAATTCACACCCACAAGCAAAGATCATATATGATTGTCTATCAAGTCTTAACAGTTACATGGAGAAGGATAATGTGACGGCAGCTTTCGAATCTAGCACGGACCAAGGTGTTTTATAA